In one window of Pseudomonadota bacterium DNA:
- a CDS encoding amino acid adenylation domain-containing protein, whose translation MIESPDPPACGSASPDHDVEMDRSAPMNRSAPMNRSAPHHEAARSGSPLPGMEATFPATPFQQGLLFHAELDARSRAYCLQQSYRFSGALDARAFKRAWLQLVARHAMLRASFVHEPGREPEQRVQRRVELPLVELDWRHLSSGEQANRLETLLREDLERGFDLDRAPLFRLHLVRLGEQEHELIKSFHHLITDGWSSALLSAELGRLYAAGISGIPAALPPPPRFRSYVEWLRKRPLARAEAFFRRHLAGLTAPNALQLQAPRKAQPSAYATRSVELATAQTQDLQQFAREQRLTLNTLVQGTWALILSRYSGAQDVVFGVTVSGRSPELAGSDKMVGPMINTLPLRATLEPGRLLLDWLRGLQTASVELREHEHAPLTEVHKWSDYAAGTPLFETIVVFENYARPAVSSAGGNGRQSLRRSWLADATHYALTLYAHPGRQPTRIGHQPPAAVSIRNRVPDPPARAAASSFQHPRHGVDCASGTSTANRPSQAPRPSDLEAGDRCGLTLRLVYDVRRFSECAIEQLAEHMQHVLARLAALSRHPAPDSVRLLDCFALPPKQTEMLERPNTTRRDFASADLLERLDAVASACAERIAVRSGACELRYADLQQRFRRLAGRLHALGIGPEQRVGLLLRRSLELPGALLGVWRSGAACLPLDPEQPRARLEWQIADARPELVLADPGLVQGLAQWDIGCPVRSLSSLLESEPELAAPAPRLRSDALAYLMYTSGSSGRPKGVEVCHGSLLNCLGSLSARLGPQAGESWLATTSIGFDISLLELLLPLWSAGRVVVASEHEARDGEALASRLASSRARWFQATPSAYRLLLAAGWQGSAELSALSGGETLAPDLARQLSQRVKALWNVYGPTETTIWSTSTRVHAGSIEAGPVPIGQALANTSLHVLDRRLCPVPAGVQGELYIGGAGLARGYHASPGKTAERFVPDPFAWSAGARLYRTGDQARWLLDGEASPELQLLARADTQVKLRGHRIELAEIESVMHEQRGVGAAAVVPSAPAPEAPELVAFVVPAAHYSEPDLRTFLRERLPAAMIPARFVTLDRLPLNRNGKLDRRALSDRAASAARIGSARAQSGSARAHAESLATESATEQLLASIWSAVLHEADIKRDAHFFELGGHSLLALQVMARVRRAFGVELPLRDLFEAPRLCELAARVSRARTDQPPGPPAFIQRAPVTDAPLSFDQERLWFLHQLECSSNAYNLAFAVRFRGSFDRAALETALAGLVARHAGLRTRFVQRGAAPRQIVDPSFGSRLVELHGHGSDSADKRIRSVLESQAGQRFELDVEPAWRARLLVLGEHDHALLLCLHHIVADGWSLRLLLGELALLYLAATRNKSAGLPAPAAQYTDFALWQRSQASQSRYDAQLAYWRKQLLGAPQRIELPADRPRPAAFRFRGAELGFELPEQTAAALRALCRSEDVTLFMAFLAAFGVVLSCSSGRRELLVGTPVSGRTHAELESVIGTFVNTLVLRVDLRGNPRFVELLARVRATALDAYAHSEVPFERVVAALSPERSLAHTPLFQVMLSMAHADRALPNVLGDVDAEVIAYRAATAKFDLVLHIDDARNLRGRLEYNAELFEPRSMRQLVERLQTVLSSLARDPEQRISTSFWLSTQARDAEAANCAPRTLCPAGGTIATQFETLARQQPEALAVSFGEQVLSYAELDRRADALARRLGARGVGPEIRVGLCLERSLELVVCILAVLKAGGCYVSLEPRLPAARLQLMLDDAQVGLALTTRGVWQDGVRCPELLFVEEHETTPAGEAVDLPPACSDDAVRFDNAASSGNAASSGNAASSGNAAYVLYTSGSTGVPKGVPITHAQVLRLLRACDAHFRSRHDDVWTLFHSYAFDFSVWELWGALLHGGRVVVVPRAVARDPERFSELLVREGVTILSQTPPAFYALSRSLLSKLQALESKASKAETSGSSLALRAIVFGGEVLDQERIASWLAERGTRPPALINMYGITETTVHVTHHRLRAEHQPEIAGASPIGRPLCDLGVYVLDPQGNLLPSGVAGELYVAGAGVGRGYLGLPGLTAERFVPDPFGAAGSRLYKTGDRGRYRNDGQLEYLGRFDSQVQLRGHRIELGEVRARLVEHASVAEAEVVLWQPPEAAADAARIVAYVVPASKPSAGPLAMEAIEAHLQGLLPDYMLPSRLIALPRIPLTCNGKLDRAALPAPDASPASGRYVAPRTRVEQLVADIWSRALGVDRVGVLDDFFALGGHSLLAVRVVEEMRSELPHVPALAALFQAPTVAGFAKLLRNDEPSNTRPVALNDVREGRRLYCMHPAGGHLHGYRALAEQLRNCAWRVEGIQSRSVWDAGWVDASIAEMATRYAAILLQAGHASGRSGAPIHLLGWSLGGVLAMAAAAELERAGHEVGFLGLVDAPLDDDGGSGAAEQTEGERAPAADLVTQYALKLGVDRDDPILEQLQAGERRALLEDLSEADDEDSRLACILGFARRRGLLSANVSLEVCKWLVAMLQNAARLRSEHRLACVRADLHVWYAAPKGPSTDAELRLRRGWARHTSGLVSVRGVRATHTAIIRSPACLAGIQAAIADAS comes from the coding sequence GTGATCGAGAGCCCGGATCCCCCGGCGTGTGGCAGCGCGAGCCCGGACCACGACGTCGAAATGGACCGCAGTGCACCAATGAACCGCAGTGCACCAATGAACCGCAGTGCACCACATCACGAGGCCGCAAGGTCCGGCAGCCCCTTGCCAGGTATGGAAGCCACTTTCCCAGCGACCCCCTTTCAACAAGGACTGCTGTTTCACGCCGAGCTCGATGCGCGGTCGCGCGCCTACTGCTTGCAGCAGAGCTATCGCTTCAGCGGCGCGCTCGATGCGCGTGCATTCAAGCGAGCCTGGCTTCAGCTGGTTGCACGCCACGCGATGCTGCGCGCCAGCTTCGTGCACGAGCCGGGACGCGAGCCCGAGCAGCGGGTACAGCGACGGGTCGAGTTGCCGCTGGTCGAGCTGGACTGGCGTCACCTGAGCTCAGGCGAGCAAGCGAATCGCCTCGAGACGCTCCTGCGCGAAGACCTCGAGCGGGGGTTCGATCTCGATCGGGCACCGCTTTTTCGGTTGCATCTGGTGCGCCTTGGGGAGCAGGAGCACGAGCTGATCAAGTCCTTTCACCACCTCATCACCGATGGCTGGTCCTCGGCCCTCCTAAGCGCCGAGCTTGGACGTTTGTATGCCGCCGGGATCAGCGGCATCCCGGCGGCGCTGCCGCCGCCGCCGCGGTTTCGCAGCTACGTCGAGTGGCTGCGTAAGCGGCCGCTCGCTCGAGCCGAGGCATTCTTTCGGCGCCATTTGGCGGGCCTGACCGCGCCCAACGCACTGCAGCTACAGGCCCCGCGCAAAGCGCAACCGAGCGCGTACGCCACCCGTAGCGTCGAATTGGCTACGGCCCAGACCCAGGACCTGCAGCAATTCGCACGCGAGCAGCGCTTGACGCTCAATACGCTGGTGCAGGGCACCTGGGCCTTGATCCTGTCGCGCTACAGCGGAGCGCAAGACGTCGTGTTCGGCGTAACCGTGTCCGGTCGCTCCCCGGAGCTCGCGGGCTCCGACAAGATGGTCGGCCCCATGATCAACACGTTGCCGTTGCGTGCGACGCTCGAGCCCGGGCGGCTGCTGCTCGACTGGCTGCGCGGCCTTCAGACCGCATCGGTGGAGTTGCGCGAGCACGAGCATGCCCCGCTCACCGAGGTGCACAAGTGGAGCGACTACGCGGCCGGCACGCCGCTCTTCGAGACGATCGTCGTGTTCGAGAACTACGCCCGGCCTGCCGTTTCTAGTGCGGGCGGGAACGGGAGGCAGTCGCTCCGCCGCAGCTGGCTTGCGGACGCGACGCACTACGCGCTCACCCTCTACGCCCATCCGGGCCGGCAGCCAACCCGCATCGGTCACCAGCCTCCGGCCGCCGTATCGATTCGGAACCGCGTGCCCGATCCGCCCGCGCGAGCAGCCGCGTCCTCGTTTCAGCATCCTCGACATGGTGTTGACTGTGCCTCCGGCACTTCGACTGCGAATCGGCCATCGCAGGCGCCACGACCGAGTGACCTCGAAGCTGGTGACCGATGCGGGTTGACGCTGCGTTTAGTCTACGACGTGCGGCGCTTTTCGGAGTGTGCCATCGAGCAGCTCGCCGAGCACATGCAACATGTGCTGGCCCGGCTGGCGGCGCTCTCGCGGCACCCCGCACCCGATAGCGTGCGCTTGCTCGACTGCTTTGCGCTGCCCCCGAAGCAAACGGAGATGCTCGAGCGCCCGAACACAACGCGCCGGGACTTTGCAAGCGCGGACCTGCTGGAGCGCCTGGATGCGGTAGCGAGCGCTTGCGCAGAACGGATCGCGGTGCGCTCCGGTGCGTGTGAGCTGCGTTACGCCGATCTTCAGCAGCGTTTTCGGCGACTGGCCGGCCGGCTGCATGCGCTCGGGATAGGTCCAGAGCAACGCGTCGGGCTCTTGCTGCGGCGCAGTCTCGAGCTGCCGGGCGCCTTGCTGGGCGTATGGCGCTCCGGTGCCGCGTGCCTGCCCCTGGATCCGGAGCAGCCTCGGGCTCGGCTCGAATGGCAGATCGCAGACGCGCGGCCCGAGCTCGTGCTTGCAGACCCCGGGCTCGTTCAGGGCCTCGCGCAATGGGACATCGGGTGCCCGGTTCGCTCGCTCTCCAGCCTGCTCGAGAGCGAACCGGAGCTGGCCGCGCCGGCGCCGCGCTTGCGCTCGGACGCGCTCGCTTACCTGATGTACACGTCGGGCTCGAGCGGCCGGCCCAAGGGCGTGGAGGTCTGTCATGGCAGCCTGCTCAATTGCCTGGGGTCGCTAAGCGCGCGCCTAGGGCCACAGGCGGGCGAATCCTGGCTTGCGACGACCTCCATCGGCTTCGATATCAGCCTGCTCGAGCTCCTGCTGCCGCTCTGGTCAGCGGGGCGGGTCGTGGTCGCCTCCGAGCACGAAGCCCGCGATGGCGAGGCGCTGGCGTCGCGCTTGGCATCGTCGAGGGCCCGCTGGTTTCAGGCCACGCCTTCGGCCTACCGATTGCTCCTGGCGGCGGGCTGGCAGGGTAGCGCAGAGCTCAGCGCGCTCAGCGGCGGCGAGACGCTGGCGCCCGATCTGGCACGCCAACTGAGCCAGCGAGTCAAAGCGCTATGGAACGTGTACGGCCCCACCGAGACCACGATCTGGTCGACATCAACCCGCGTGCACGCTGGATCCATCGAGGCAGGACCTGTCCCGATCGGCCAAGCGCTGGCCAACACCAGCCTGCACGTGCTCGACCGCCGGCTGTGTCCGGTGCCGGCCGGCGTGCAGGGCGAGCTCTACATTGGAGGCGCGGGCCTCGCGCGCGGCTACCATGCATCCCCGGGCAAGACGGCCGAGCGCTTCGTGCCAGACCCCTTTGCGTGGTCCGCGGGTGCCCGACTCTACCGGACCGGTGACCAGGCACGCTGGCTGCTCGATGGTGAGGCGTCGCCGGAGCTGCAGCTGCTCGCTAGGGCGGACACCCAGGTCAAGCTGCGCGGGCACCGCATCGAGCTCGCCGAGATCGAGAGCGTGATGCACGAGCAGCGTGGTGTTGGCGCTGCCGCGGTCGTGCCGAGCGCACCCGCGCCGGAGGCACCCGAGCTGGTGGCTTTCGTGGTTCCCGCCGCGCATTACTCGGAGCCCGACCTGCGTACGTTTCTACGTGAACGACTGCCCGCGGCCATGATCCCCGCCCGCTTCGTGACCTTGGATCGACTGCCATTGAACCGCAACGGCAAGCTCGATCGCCGGGCGCTTTCGGATCGAGCAGCAAGCGCCGCCCGTATTGGTTCGGCTCGAGCGCAGTCCGGCTCGGCTCGAGCGCATGCCGAATCGCTGGCAACCGAATCCGCCACCGAGCAGCTGCTGGCGTCGATTTGGTCCGCTGTGTTGCACGAAGCCGACATCAAGCGGGACGCACATTTCTTCGAGCTCGGCGGCCATTCGTTGCTGGCGCTGCAGGTCATGGCGCGCGTCCGCCGCGCCTTCGGCGTCGAGCTGCCGCTCCGGGATTTGTTCGAGGCTCCGCGCCTTTGCGAGCTGGCGGCGCGTGTCAGCCGGGCCCGGACGGATCAGCCACCAGGGCCGCCCGCATTCATACAGCGCGCGCCCGTCACCGACGCACCCTTGTCCTTCGATCAGGAGCGGCTGTGGTTCTTGCATCAGCTCGAGTGCTCTTCCAACGCCTACAATCTGGCGTTTGCCGTTCGTTTCCGGGGCTCGTTCGACCGGGCGGCGCTCGAGACTGCATTGGCCGGCCTGGTCGCACGCCACGCCGGCCTGCGAACGCGCTTTGTGCAGCGTGGCGCTGCGCCGCGGCAGATCGTGGATCCGAGCTTCGGTTCGCGCTTGGTCGAGCTCCACGGTCACGGGTCGGATTCGGCCGACAAGCGCATCCGCAGCGTGCTCGAGTCGCAGGCCGGTCAGCGTTTCGAGCTTGACGTCGAGCCTGCGTGGCGTGCCCGACTGCTCGTTCTCGGCGAGCACGATCACGCCCTGCTTTTGTGCCTGCATCACATCGTTGCCGACGGCTGGTCCTTGCGCCTGCTCCTGGGCGAGCTCGCTCTGCTGTACCTGGCAGCCACCCGGAACAAGAGCGCCGGGTTGCCGGCGCCCGCCGCCCAGTACACCGACTTCGCGCTCTGGCAGCGCTCGCAAGCCAGCCAATCCCGGTACGACGCGCAGCTGGCTTACTGGCGCAAACAGCTTCTTGGAGCGCCGCAACGAATTGAGCTGCCCGCCGATCGGCCGCGACCCGCCGCGTTCCGGTTTCGTGGCGCCGAGCTCGGCTTCGAGCTGCCGGAACAGACCGCGGCTGCGCTGCGAGCGCTGTGTCGATCCGAGGACGTCACGCTCTTCATGGCGTTCTTGGCGGCCTTTGGTGTGGTCCTTTCCTGCTCGAGCGGCCGGCGCGAGCTGCTGGTTGGGACACCCGTCTCCGGAAGGACGCACGCCGAGCTAGAGAGCGTGATAGGGACCTTCGTCAATACGCTGGTCCTGCGTGTGGACCTGCGCGGCAATCCGCGCTTCGTCGAGCTGCTCGCACGCGTACGCGCCACTGCGCTCGATGCCTATGCCCACAGCGAGGTCCCGTTCGAGCGCGTGGTTGCCGCGCTTTCGCCCGAACGCAGCTTGGCCCACACGCCGCTGTTCCAGGTCATGCTCTCGATGGCCCATGCCGATCGCGCGCTGCCGAACGTCCTAGGGGACGTTGACGCCGAGGTGATCGCGTACCGTGCGGCCACTGCCAAGTTCGACCTCGTCTTGCATATCGACGACGCCCGGAACCTGCGCGGCCGGCTCGAATACAACGCAGAGCTTTTCGAGCCACGCAGCATGAGACAACTTGTCGAGCGGCTGCAGACGGTGCTGTCGAGCCTGGCGCGCGACCCCGAGCAGCGCATCAGCACGTCGTTTTGGCTCAGCACGCAGGCACGGGACGCGGAGGCCGCAAATTGCGCTCCCCGTACGCTCTGCCCGGCCGGGGGCACCATTGCCACGCAGTTCGAAACGCTCGCGCGGCAACAGCCGGAGGCGCTTGCCGTGAGCTTTGGCGAGCAGGTCCTGAGCTACGCCGAGCTCGACCGGCGCGCCGATGCGCTTGCGCGCCGGCTCGGAGCACGGGGAGTGGGGCCGGAAATCCGCGTGGGTCTGTGTCTCGAGCGCTCGCTGGAGCTGGTCGTATGCATCCTCGCGGTGCTCAAGGCTGGCGGCTGCTACGTCTCCCTGGAGCCGAGGCTGCCGGCGGCGCGCCTGCAGCTCATGCTCGACGATGCGCAGGTTGGGTTGGCGCTCACGACGCGCGGCGTGTGGCAAGACGGCGTGCGTTGTCCCGAGCTGCTGTTCGTCGAGGAACACGAAACCACGCCTGCCGGCGAAGCGGTCGATCTGCCACCCGCCTGTTCCGACGACGCGGTTCGTTTCGACAACGCAGCTAGTTCCGGCAATGCGGCTAGTTCCGGCAATGCGGCTAGTTCCGGCAATGCCGCCTACGTCCTGTACACTTCCGGTTCCACGGGCGTCCCCAAGGGGGTCCCGATCACGCACGCCCAGGTGCTGCGGCTTCTACGGGCGTGCGACGCGCATTTCCGCTCCCGGCACGACGATGTGTGGACGCTGTTTCACTCCTATGCGTTCGACTTCTCGGTTTGGGAGCTCTGGGGGGCGTTGCTCCACGGCGGGCGCGTGGTCGTGGTTCCCCGGGCGGTGGCCCGCGATCCGGAAAGGTTCAGCGAGCTGCTGGTGCGCGAGGGCGTGACCATCTTGAGCCAGACGCCGCCGGCGTTTTACGCCCTGTCGCGAAGCTTGCTCTCGAAGCTGCAGGCCCTGGAATCGAAGGCATCGAAAGCGGAAACCTCCGGATCGAGCTTGGCCTTACGCGCCATCGTCTTCGGTGGTGAGGTCCTGGACCAAGAGCGCATCGCGTCCTGGCTCGCTGAGCGCGGCACGCGACCGCCCGCGTTGATCAACATGTACGGGATCACCGAGACCACGGTGCATGTCACCCACCATCGCCTGCGGGCCGAACACCAGCCGGAAATCGCGGGGGCAAGTCCGATCGGCCGGCCCCTTTGCGACCTCGGCGTATACGTTCTCGATCCGCAGGGAAACCTCCTGCCGAGCGGCGTTGCCGGGGAGCTCTACGTCGCCGGCGCAGGGGTCGGGCGAGGCTACCTCGGGCTCCCCGGGCTCACGGCCGAGCGCTTCGTTCCCGACCCGTTCGGCGCCGCCGGGAGCCGCCTGTACAAGACCGGTGACCGGGGGCGCTATCGCAACGACGGACAGCTCGAGTACCTAGGTCGTTTCGACAGCCAGGTGCAGCTGCGCGGCCATCGCATCGAGCTGGGCGAGGTACGGGCGCGCCTGGTCGAGCACGCGAGCGTCGCCGAGGCGGAGGTCGTGTTGTGGCAGCCGCCCGAGGCGGCTGCGGACGCCGCGCGTATCGTGGCCTACGTGGTGCCGGCGTCGAAGCCGAGCGCCGGCCCGCTCGCTATGGAGGCTATTGAAGCGCACCTGCAGGGGCTGCTTCCCGACTACATGCTGCCGAGCCGGCTCATCGCGTTGCCGCGCATCCCGCTAACCTGCAACGGCAAGCTTGACCGCGCAGCTCTGCCCGCGCCGGACGCCTCTCCGGCCTCGGGCCGCTACGTGGCGCCCCGCACTCGCGTGGAGCAGCTCGTCGCGGACATCTGGTCGCGAGCACTGGGCGTGGATCGGGTGGGGGTCTTGGATGATTTCTTTGCGCTCGGGGGCCACTCGCTATTGGCCGTGCGCGTGGTCGAGGAGATGCGCTCCGAGCTGCCCCATGTACCGGCGCTGGCCGCGCTGTTTCAGGCGCCCACCGTGGCTGGCTTTGCCAAGCTGCTACGCAACGACGAGCCAAGCAACACGCGTCCCGTTGCGCTGAACGACGTCCGGGAGGGCAGGCGACTCTATTGCATGCACCCTGCAGGCGGCCACCTGCACGGCTACCGGGCGCTCGCCGAGCAGCTGCGGAATTGCGCCTGGCGGGTCGAGGGCATCCAGTCGCGGTCTGTTTGGGATGCGGGTTGGGTCGACGCTTCGATCGCCGAGATGGCTACCCGCTACGCAGCGATCCTGCTGCAGGCCGGGCACGCTTCCGGTCGTTCGGGCGCACCCATCCATCTCCTGGGCTGGTCGCTGGGTGGGGTGCTCGCCATGGCCGCTGCCGCGGAGCTCGAACGTGCGGGCCATGAGGTCGGCTTCCTGGGTCTCGTGGACGCGCCTCTGGATGACGATGGCGGCTCCGGAGCGGCGGAGCAGACCGAGGGCGAGCGGGCGCCGGCCGCGGATCTCGTGACGCAGTACGCGCTCAAGCTGGGCGTGGACCGCGATGACCCGATCCTCGAGCAACTTCAGGCCGGCGAGCGCCGGGCGCTGCTCGAGGATTTGAGCGAGGCCGACGACGAGGACTCGCGCCTGGCCTGCATACTTGGTTTTGCCCGGCGCCGCGGGCTCTTGTCCGCCAACGTTTCGCTGGAAGTCTGCAAGTGGCTGGTCGCTATGCTGCAGAACGCGGCGCGCCTGCGCTCCGAGCACAGGCTCGCCTGCGTGCGCG